The genomic DNA TGAACTGGAGGATCGCGAGGTCCGGCTTGAACGCGAGGGCACGCTTGAAGTCCTGGTACTCCTGGAAGATCGAGTAGCCGGGGACCCCCAGGTCGAGCACTTCGTGCTTCCCCGGGGCGCCCCCGCCGTTCAACAGATGCTCCAGCACGCGCGGATAGGGCGCGTCGTCCGGCACCCCGTGGCCGAAGGACACCGAGTCGCCGAGGACGACGATCCGGGTCGTGCCGGCCGGCTTCTCCTGGGAGACCTCCGGACCCCGGAAGCCGGACGAATTGATGGTGACGTCGTCAATCCCGGCGAAGTACTTCCGGACGCCGCGCCGCAGCCGGTAGATCTTGTCCCGGTCGTACTCGAAGAGACTTTCGTCGCGAAGCCGCTCCGGTGAGTACTTCAACCTGCACAGCGCCTCCGCCGTCCCGAGCAGGACGACGAGCGAGCAGACCGACAGGAGGATGTTCTTGCTGAGATCGCCCGACATCGAAATGCCGCCCTTCCGCCCCGGCGCGTCCGCCTCAGGCGCGGAGTTCCTCCCGGAGCACCTCCCGGCTGTCGTAGACCAGGAGCGCGAAACGCACGACGTTCGCTGCCGTCACCGCGAGCGCCGCCCACCACAACACCGGCCGCAGCCACACGCCCGCCCCGGGACCGCCGGCGGCCGGCTCCCGCCAGAGCAGGACCCCGCCGAGGAGGAAGACGGCGAACTTGCCGGCGAGGTAGGCCGCGCGCGACGTCCGCGATGCCACGAGGAGCCGCCCGAGGCGCGAGGTGTTGATGCCGAAGGTGCCGACCCCGCGCCGGTAGAGCAGACTGCGCACGAAGTCCGAGGCGAACGAGCGAGCGATGAAGACCAGGGGCACCGCGAGCGGGACCAGCCGCTTCCAGGCGAAGAAGACGAAGAGCAGGTTCTCCGTGATGCGGTCGCCGAGGGTGTCGAGAAGCCCGCCGGTCAGCGTGGAGGTGCGCAGGCGCCGCGCCACCCACCCATCGACCCCGTCGAGCAGGAAGACCGCCACGAGAAGGGCCACCCCGAGTCCCCGCAGGGTCTCGCTCTCGGCGCTCAGCGCGGCCAGCGTGGGGAAAACCAGGACCGTCCGGAGCAGGACCAGGAGGTTGGCGGCATTCTTGACCATGTCGGGCGAGGATAAAGGAAACGACGTTCGACCATCAAGGCCAATCGCCGCCTGAAGAACTCGACTTCTCGGCGGTCACCGCGCCCCCGGAAGGCTGGTCCTCGGATGCGGCCCGCTCGAAAGCCTCCAGGTGCCGTCGCGCCCTCGCCGCCAGGGGAGACTTTCACGTTCCCCGTTCATCGCCTCGCCCTTCCGTCCGCCGCCTCGAGCCGCTCGGCGACGTCCCGGTACGCGTCGATGTGCCGGAAATACTCCGGAACCGACTCCAGCCACCGCGCGGCCTCCGGGAGCATTCCCAGGTCGATGTATCCCCTGGCGAGCCCCAGCATCGCCAGGGGACTCACGCCGGGGATCCGTTCCATCACCTCTTCGAAGCGGCGGATGCCCTCCACGGGCCTCCCGGCTTCGAGGAGCAGGAAACCCAGCGCGAGACGGGCGTCGGTGAAGCCCGGGCGGACCTCCAGCGCGCGCCGCAACGCACGCTCCGCGCGCCCGCGCTCGCCCGCGTCGGCGTAGGCCCCGGCCAGGAACAGCCAACTCCTGACGTTGCCCGGCTCCCTTCCCGTCTCGGCGGTCCACAGTGTGATGCCATCGGCGAAATCCCGGTTGCGGATCGCGGTCCGCGCGGTCAGGAGCACAAGCGCAGCAGCGACGACCGCTGCGGTGGCCGCCAACGCCCGTGCCCGGCCGAGCCAGCGAGTCGCCGCGAGCAGGACGGCTGCAAGGAGCAGGCAGAAACCCACGGAAGGTAGGTAGGCGAAGCGCTCGGCCATGAGGAACGGGGTCACCACCAGCAGGTTCGCGGTCGTCGCGAAGGCCGCGCAATGGAGCACCGCGCCGAGGGCCCAGGCCTGCCGCCGCCGCCACCCCGCCACGATGGCGACGACCGCCGCGATCGCCCCGGCGGCCACGGCCAGCCCCTGCACCGAACCGGCGCGGGAGACCGGGCCGATCATCGTGTCCACGAACGCAGCGTCCAGGCGCAATGGCGCGGCCAGCCGCACCGCGTAGAGGAATTGGACCTTCAGCGCCGTCAACACCCGTGCGGGCAGGTCCAGGAGGACCAACGGGTTGTCGACCGGGTCCGGGAGGTTCCGGGGCAGCGACCCCGAGAGGAGCGCCCATTTCCGAAACGCCAGCCAGCATGCGGTCACCACGCACAGCAAGGCATACAGGGGCCAGCGCTCCCGCGCGACCGCCCTGCGCTCCCGAGTGCCGAAGACGTCCAGGAGCAGAAGCAGCGCGGGGAACGTCGCGGCGCTCTCTTTGGACAGCAGCGCGAGCGTGTACCATGCAGCGGCGACGACCCGGTGGAGACGCCCCCGGCGCAACGCCGACCGGGCCGCGAGAAGCACGAAGAGGGCGGCAAGCAGCTCTGCCCTCCCGGTGACGATGTCGATGACCTCAGTATGGACGGGGTGGACAGCGAAGAGCGCTCCGGCAAGCCACGAGAGCGCCAGCGGGACGCCGGCGGCGACGAGCACGACGGAGGTCAGAACGGCCACCCCGGCGTGCAGCAGGACGTTGACCAGATGGAAGAACACCGGCGCAGGCCCGAAGAGCCGCGCGCCGAGGGCGTACGAGAGAATGGTCAGCGGGCGGTGGAGGCCGCTGCCGGCGCCCGTGCCCCAGTAGTCGGCCGCGACGATCGTCGGCAAGTCCGCCGACCACACCAGCGGACTATCCCGGACTATGGCCAGGTCGTCGCCGATGAACGCACCCGGGAACGAGTTGACGTAGGCGCACAGCGCCAGCGCCACGATTGTCGCCGGGACGAGCGCCGGCGACAAGGATCGGCCACGAAAAAGGGCCGGCGGACTCAGGGCCCGCCGGCCCGGGAACTCAACAGCCCCCTGGTCAGCAGGGATGGACGTTCGAGCCCTTCACCACCATCGGCTTCGCATACTTCGTCTTCTTCATCGTCTCCCCCCTTTCGCTCAACCGGCCATGAGGCCGACTCACACCCGTTGCCCGCGCCTAGAAGAACCGGTAATCCGGGACCGCGAGCGCCTTGTCCTGCACCGCCACGATCTCCTCCGGCGTCGGCACGGTCGACCGCACGGTGATCTCGATCGAAACGCGCCCCGGCGTCTCTCCGGCGACGTACTCGGTGGCGGTCTGACCATTCCGGTCCGTCAGGCCACGGTCGCTCCTGAGCTCGCCGGTCCCCTCGACGATCGCGTACTCCACTTCGACGCCGTCGTTCGGGTTGTCGTTGATGTCGGTCACGAGGACCTCAAGATCGGCGCGGCTGCGGCCGTCCGCCGGCAGCGTCTGCGGGTCGAGCTTGAGGGCGATCTTTGCCGGGGCGTCGCTGCGCAGCTCGATCTGGACGGAGTCGCTGATGCCGGCCGCGACGTCCTTGGCGGTGACGACGACCAGGCCGATCTTCTTGCCCGCGGTGTACACCGCGCGCGCCTCGCCGTTGCGGTCCGTCAAGTCCTTCACCACCCGGATCGAGCCCGTGCCGGAGGCGACCGCGAAGTCCACCTTCCGCCCCTCGACCGGCTTGCCCAAGAGGGTCACCCGCGCGGTCAGCCGCGCCGTGCTCTT from bacterium includes the following:
- a CDS encoding CDP-alcohol phosphatidyltransferase family protein gives rise to the protein MVKNAANLLVLLRTVLVFPTLAALSAESETLRGLGVALLVAVFLLDGVDGWVARRLRTSTLTGGLLDTLGDRITENLLFVFFAWKRLVPLAVPLVFIARSFASDFVRSLLYRRGVGTFGINTSRLGRLLVASRTSRAAYLAGKFAVFLLGGVLLWREPAAGGPGAGVWLRPVLWWAALAVTAANVVRFALLVYDSREVLREELRA
- a CDS encoding tetratricopeptide repeat protein, which codes for MALALCAYVNSFPGAFIGDDLAIVRDSPLVWSADLPTIVAADYWGTGAGSGLHRPLTILSYALGARLFGPAPVFFHLVNVLLHAGVAVLTSVVLVAAGVPLALSWLAGALFAVHPVHTEVIDIVTGRAELLAALFVLLAARSALRRGRLHRVVAAAWYTLALLSKESAATFPALLLLLDVFGTRERRAVARERWPLYALLCVVTACWLAFRKWALLSGSLPRNLPDPVDNPLVLLDLPARVLTALKVQFLYAVRLAAPLRLDAAFVDTMIGPVSRAGSVQGLAVAAGAIAAVVAIVAGWRRRQAWALGAVLHCAAFATTANLLVVTPFLMAERFAYLPSVGFCLLLAAVLLAATRWLGRARALAATAAVVAAALVLLTARTAIRNRDFADGITLWTAETGREPGNVRSWLFLAGAYADAGERGRAERALRRALEVRPGFTDARLALGFLLLEAGRPVEGIRRFEEVMERIPGVSPLAMLGLARGYIDLGMLPEAARWLESVPEYFRHIDAYRDVAERLEAADGRARR